Part of the Bacillus sp. THAF10 genome is shown below.
TAAGAACTGAATTTCTGCTACAGGTTTAAACCCATTTACAGCCATGCCAATTGCTGCTCCAATAAAACCTGCCTCACTAAGAGGTGTATCAAGGACGCGTTCTTCCCCATGCTTCTGTTGTAGGCCGTCGGTTGCACGGAAGACTCCACCATTAACACCAATGTCTTCTCCCATCAAAAGAACATTTTCGTCAAGGGAAAGCATGGTATCTAGACCATCTGTAATTGCCTGAACCATCGTTAGTGTTTTCGTCTTTACTGCCGTTTCCATTATGCTTCACCTCTTAGCACTTGAAGAAGTTCTTTTTTCTGTTGCTGTATTCCCCATGTAGGTTTTTCAAATACATAATCAAACATATCTGCTGGATTCGCTTTCGGGAAATTCTCCATTTCTATAATGGCTTCATCTATTTCTTTAGAAAGCTCTTGTAACAATGCGTCTTTTGCCTCTTCATTTAACCAGCCATTCTTATTCATAAATCTTTCTAAACGGAGAATAGGATCATTTTCTCGCTTTTGTTCACTGTCCGTTTGATTCCTATACTTTGTTGGATCATCCGCTGTTGTATGTGCGCCATATCTCCATGTAAGTGCCTCTATCAATGTTGGTCCATCACCATTTCTAGCCCGTTCTACTGCCTTTAGAGTATAAAAATAAACAGCAAAAATATCATTTCCATCTATACGCAAACTAGGAATATCATAAGAAAGCCCTTTTTGTGCAATCGTTTTTGTTTTCATTTGTTTGGTAAGTGGGACAGAAATGGCATATTCGTTATTTTGGTTGAAAAACACAACAGGTGCTCCTAAGACACTGGCAAAGTTTAAGCCCTCATGAAAATCACCCTCTGAAGTTGCTCCATCACCAAAATACACGATACTGACATTATCTGTTCCCTTTCTTTTTTCTGCATAAGCTGCTCCAACTGCATGAGGAAGCTGGGTAGCGATAGGGATTCCTGGTGGAAACACTTTTTTTCCATTTGCAGGGATGCAGCCTTCATTTCTGCCGTTCCAGAAAAGGAGAATATTTAACAGAGAATGACCAAATGTCATCGTTGCACCATGATCTCGGTAGGTTGGAAACATCCAATCGTCGCTCCCCAAGGAAAGCGCACTCCCTACCTGGGAAGCCTCCTGACCTTCAAAAGGTGCATAGGTACCTATTCTTCCTTGACGCTGAAGGCTAACCGCCTTTTTGTCAAACATGCGGATACGTTGCATATGTCGGTACATCGTTTTACCAAGCTCTTCTGTAATTTTCGATTCATAGTCTTTATCAATAATATTTCCTTCATTATCCATTATTTGATGAATAGGAAAATGATCTAACATCGATTTCCCTCCCTTTTGTTAAACTCTTACTGACCATTTTGGTCGTTTGGAATGGCTGAAAAAGCTATTTCTTCTGCTTCTGTCGACAAGTCTTTGTTCACAGAAATTGTTTGCAGCTTCGACTGTCGTGATATTCATTTTATCTGCTTCTTTATATACATCCATTAAGGAATTGTAAATTGCCATCGTTTTTCTCAGTACTCTTTCCTTATTCGGCTCATAAAGCTCATCCGCTACTTGGATAAGTCCACCGGCATTGACAATATAGTCAGGTGCATAAAGTATTCCTTTTTCCTGAAGCATCGCACAATGATGATTTTCCAACAGCTGGTTATTAGCAGAACCAACCACCGCTTTCACTTTTAGCTGCTCAACTGTCTGGTCGTTAATGATGCCACCCAATGCACAAGGGATAAAAATATCAGCCGCTACTGAATAAATTTCATCTCCAGCAACCACCTTCAAACCAGCACCCATTTCCCTTGCTTTAAGTTGGAGATTTTCTATTGCTTCCTCATTAATGTCGGTTACGTATAAGTCAGCTCCAGCTTGCAAAAGCTGATCAGCAACCTTCGCCCCAACTTTTCCTAGCCCTTGAATGGCATAGCTTTTTCCGTAGAGATTTTTAGATCCCCAAAGTGTTAGATTCGTAGCTTCTATTCCATAAAGAACCCCTTGAGCTGTCGGAACAGAGGAATCACCACTGCCTCCATACACTTCATCGACACCAACAATACAATTGGTTTCTTTGAGTGCATGAACGAAGTCTTCTGGAGAAGTCCCCATATCAGTACCTGTATAAAAACGTCCATTTAAGGATTCGACAAATTGACCAAATGCCCGGAAAAGCTCCGGTGTTTTGTCTTTTTTCGGGTCACCTATGATGACTGCTTTTCCTCCACCAAAATCCACATCTGCCGCGGCACATTTATAAGTCATGCCTTTGGAAAGCCTTAATACATCATATAATGCCGCATCTACTGATTGATAAGGCTGCATGCGGCATCCACCAAGTGCTGGACCTAATGTTGTGTTATGTATGGCAATGATAGCTTTTAACCCTGTATCAGGATCGTTACAAAAAACCACTTGTTGATGTTGTTGAATTTTATCGAACATATCGAGCCCCCCAACTACAGAAGTAAGCGTTTTCATATTTGTCAAAATAACCACCCTTTAATCTGTTTTTTTCTATGAAACGTATAACGTTTATTTAACGCTATCATATCATTCCGTTAAATAAACAGTCAATAAATTGCAGAAATTTTATAAATAATCGAATAATAAAAAAGCGGAAAGGATTCTTATCCATTCCACTTAAAAACCTAACTGAGCAATGCGCGGTCATTGGTCATCTTTTGACCTCTGATTCGTTGAAATTCAGCTAGTAGCCTCTCAATTGTGAGCGTCTTTTTCTCTTCTTCCCCAACTTCTAAAATAATTTGACCCTTGTCCATCATTATTAGTCTATTTCCAAGATCAAGAGCCTGCTGCATGTTATGAGTCACCATAAGAGTAGTTAGGCCTTTATCTGCCACAATTTCTTTTGTAATGTTCGTAATTAGTTCAGCTCTGGCAGGATCTAATGCCGCCGTATGCTCATCTAAAAGCAAGATTGCTGGATTTGTGAATGTTGCCATCAGTAAAGATAGAGCCTGCCTTTCGCCACCTGACAACAATCCTACTTTAGCCGTCAATCTGTTTTCAAGACCGAGATGAAGGGACTCGAGTACATCTTTAAAGTAGGTTTTTCTTTTTTTCGTAACCCCGAGCTTTAATGTTCTTGTTTTGTTTCTGGAAAATGCCATGGCAAGGTTTTCTTCAATGGTCATGGAAGGTGCTGTACCAGCCATCGGATCCTGAAACACTCTTCCTATATATTTGGCACGCTTATGCTCTGCCATATAGGTTACATTTTTCCCATCAATCTCAACAGCACCTGTATCAGGTGTTAACACGCCAGATACCATGTTCATCATCGTGGACTTACCTGCCCCGTTACTACCGATGATGGTCACAAAATCTCCCTTTTTCAGTGAAAGATTGATAGAATCTAGCGCATTTTTTTCATCTAAAGTTCCCTCATTAAAAACCTTGTTAATCTGTGTTAGATGCAGCACCTTGATTCCCCCCTCCTGTTGAAGTGGCAAGACTTTGGAGCTTAAGCATCTTTTGCCTTTTTCGCCGCTTTTCTTTCCAGCCTTCTATCAATTTAGGTGTAATAAGTGCGAGAACAACGATAGTGGCTGTGATGATTTTCAAATCGCCAGTTTCTAAAAATTCCACACGTAGTGCTAAGGTAATCACCACTCTGTAAATAATCGCTCCTCCAATAACAGCAAGGGTCGTTCTGGCAATCGTTTTTGTACCAAAAATCGCTTCACCGATGATGACAGATGCTAAGCCAATGATAATCATCCCGATTCCCATTCCAACATCTGCATACCCACCGTGCTGAGCAATTAATGCTCCAGAAAAAGCAACCATTGCATTAGAGAGACCCAGCCCTAAAATAACGAGGCCATTCGTATTTGCGGAAAGACTGCGGATCATCCGTTTATTATCACCTGTTGCTCGCATGGCAAGGCCAACTTCTGTTTTCAAAAACCAATCTGTCACAAATTTAATAGCAAACGTGACGATTAGCATCACAAAAATGAAACCCCAAGTTCGTGGAAGAAAATTCTCTAATCCGATAGAAATAAAGAGATTATTGATAAATGGATCAATGCCAGTCGCATTCCACCAATCTCTCACCCCTGTAAAGAACGTTTCACTGTTTAATAGAGGAACATTGGATCTCCCCATAATTCTTAGGTTAATAGAATACAGTGCAATCATCATCAGTATTCCTGAAAGCAAGGCATTGATTCTTCCAAACGTATGTAGTACACCTGTTAAACACCCCGCAAGAAAACCTGCTACCATTGCCACCATCGTGGCCATGAGTGGACTTTGACCATTCACGATCATCGTAGCAGCCACTGCCGCACCTGTAACAAAACTACCATCTACCGTCAGGTCCGGAAAATCAAGGACCCTAAAGGTTAAATATACCCCCAGGGCCATGATTCCGTAGATGATTCCCAATTCGACTGAACCAAAAATAGCTGTAACCACGTCCGAATCATCTCCTTCATTTATTTATTTACTTTCATCGTGAAATTCTGCAATCTCAGTCCATTCTTCCTTAATTTCTACCCCTTGCGCTTCTGCAGCGTTCGTATTAATGACTAGCTTGAGATTTTGAGGGTAAGCAACAGGAATTTCAGAAGGCTTCTTTTCCCCTTTTAAAATTTGCACTGCCATTAGGCCTGTTTCATAGCCAAGATCATAATAACTGAATCCAGATGCTGCCACAGCACCAAGCTTCATCGAATCAAGCTCTCCAGCAAACAAAGGGATTTGTTCATTATTTGCAACACCCACTACAGTCTGGAATGCAGAGACAACCGTGTTATCCGTTGGGATATAAATGGCATCTACTCTACCGATGAGTGATTCTGCTGCCTGTTGAACTTCTGCTGATGTGGAAACGGATGCTTCTACTAAGCTCGCGCCTTTCGCTTCAGCTAGTTCTTTAATATTTTTCACCTGTACAACAGAGTTTTGTTCTCCAGCATTATAAAGGACACCGATGTTTTTTGCTCCGATTTCATCGACAATAAAGTTAATTGTACTTGCAATCGCATCTGGATGTGTATCAGATGTACCCGTAATGTTTTCTCCTGGTTTATCAAAGGAGGCAACAAGCTCTGCACCTACAGGATCCGTAACGGAAGTAAAAACAATTGGAATTTCCTTTGTTGCTTGCAAAGCACTTTGTGCACTTGGAGTGGAGTTGGCAAAAATCAATTCCACTTCATCTGCCACAAATTTGTCTGCAATTGTTTTGTTGTTATTGGGATCTCCGCCGGCAACTTGAACATCAAATTTAACATTCTCACCTTCTTTATAACCGTTGTCCTCGAGGGCTTTTTTGAAGCCATCAAAGGCCGCATCGAGTGATGGATGCTCCACAATTTGTGTTACACCAATCACAATTTGTTCCTTAGAATCTCCCCCTGTAGCGTCTGTTCCACACCCTGCAAGCAAGGCCACACAGGCTAATGAAGCTAACATAGATTTCACTTTAAACCGTTTCATCCTAATCCCCCTTATATATTTATCTGCAAAAGGTAGAAAACCAATTACAGGTGAAACCGCATACAAAAAATGTCAATCCTATGATGATAATTAAAACTTTCGTAAATTTATCGTTATATTACCACTTGTTT
Proteins encoded:
- the pdhA gene encoding pyruvate dehydrogenase (acetyl-transferring) E1 component subunit alpha: MLDHFPIHQIMDNEGNIIDKDYESKITEELGKTMYRHMQRIRMFDKKAVSLQRQGRIGTYAPFEGQEASQVGSALSLGSDDWMFPTYRDHGATMTFGHSLLNILLFWNGRNEGCIPANGKKVFPPGIPIATQLPHAVGAAYAEKRKGTDNVSIVYFGDGATSEGDFHEGLNFASVLGAPVVFFNQNNEYAISVPLTKQMKTKTIAQKGLSYDIPSLRIDGNDIFAVYFYTLKAVERARNGDGPTLIEALTWRYGAHTTADDPTKYRNQTDSEQKRENDPILRLERFMNKNGWLNEEAKDALLQELSKEIDEAIIEMENFPKANPADMFDYVFEKPTWGIQQQKKELLQVLRGEA
- a CDS encoding Glu/Leu/Phe/Val dehydrogenase → MKTLTSVVGGLDMFDKIQQHQQVVFCNDPDTGLKAIIAIHNTTLGPALGGCRMQPYQSVDAALYDVLRLSKGMTYKCAAADVDFGGGKAVIIGDPKKDKTPELFRAFGQFVESLNGRFYTGTDMGTSPEDFVHALKETNCIVGVDEVYGGSGDSSVPTAQGVLYGIEATNLTLWGSKNLYGKSYAIQGLGKVGAKVADQLLQAGADLYVTDINEEAIENLQLKAREMGAGLKVVAGDEIYSVAADIFIPCALGGIINDQTVEQLKVKAVVGSANNQLLENHHCAMLQEKGILYAPDYIVNAGGLIQVADELYEPNKERVLRKTMAIYNSLMDVYKEADKMNITTVEAANNFCEQRLVDRSRRNSFFSHSKRPKWSVRV
- a CDS encoding ABC transporter ATP-binding protein, which codes for MLHLTQINKVFNEGTLDEKNALDSINLSLKKGDFVTIIGSNGAGKSTMMNMVSGVLTPDTGAVEIDGKNVTYMAEHKRAKYIGRVFQDPMAGTAPSMTIEENLAMAFSRNKTRTLKLGVTKKRKTYFKDVLESLHLGLENRLTAKVGLLSGGERQALSLLMATFTNPAILLLDEHTAALDPARAELITNITKEIVADKGLTTLMVTHNMQQALDLGNRLIMMDKGQIILEVGEEEKKTLTIERLLAEFQRIRGQKMTNDRALLS
- a CDS encoding ABC transporter permease, which produces MVTAIFGSVELGIIYGIMALGVYLTFRVLDFPDLTVDGSFVTGAAVAATMIVNGQSPLMATMVAMVAGFLAGCLTGVLHTFGRINALLSGILMMIALYSINLRIMGRSNVPLLNSETFFTGVRDWWNATGIDPFINNLFISIGLENFLPRTWGFIFVMLIVTFAIKFVTDWFLKTEVGLAMRATGDNKRMIRSLSANTNGLVILGLGLSNAMVAFSGALIAQHGGYADVGMGIGMIIIGLASVIIGEAIFGTKTIARTTLAVIGGAIIYRVVITLALRVEFLETGDLKIITATIVVLALITPKLIEGWKEKRRKRQKMLKLQSLATSTGGGNQGAASNTD
- a CDS encoding ABC transporter substrate-binding protein, with product MKRFKVKSMLASLACVALLAGCGTDATGGDSKEQIVIGVTQIVEHPSLDAAFDGFKKALEDNGYKEGENVKFDVQVAGGDPNNNKTIADKFVADEVELIFANSTPSAQSALQATKEIPIVFTSVTDPVGAELVASFDKPGENITGTSDTHPDAIASTINFIVDEIGAKNIGVLYNAGEQNSVVQVKNIKELAEAKGASLVEASVSTSAEVQQAAESLIGRVDAIYIPTDNTVVSAFQTVVGVANNEQIPLFAGELDSMKLGAVAASGFSYYDLGYETGLMAVQILKGEKKPSEIPVAYPQNLKLVINTNAAEAQGVEIKEEWTEIAEFHDESK